One window of the Tachypleus tridentatus isolate NWPU-2018 chromosome 10, ASM421037v1, whole genome shotgun sequence genome contains the following:
- the LOC143230555 gene encoding carotenoid-cleaving dioxygenase, mitochondrial-like isoform X3 → MNTQKQRLTQRLKVTFRSRFLETEAYEKMCTLKRPVFTEFGTRSYPDPCKKLFSRFLSQLIPGDMTDNAIGNVFTMSDELYCVTETCYLWKVDPETLKTVDKVNLEKLISINLASAHPHTDPDGTSYNLGCSFHKGLRYHIIKIPPQPPVKEEEVNGPRAFLKASVITSISSSWKTCFSYYHSFAITENYIILLEQPHLVNTLKLAASVVRGQALIDCMDWTPKEKTKFFVIEKSTGKVTKTTYKSEPFFVFHHVNAYEENEQIVLDLVAYEDPSFLQKYSLEKLRAGIFDESCPPQLRRFVLPVGKEFEKGVNLVSIDYTQATAVKQDNGTIWLTEERLAEPGLEMPTINYKMCNGRKYRYIYGTGAFAKGYYENAVCKYDLKTHEHKIWREKESMYPGELIFVPNPDAKEEDDGVLLCAAVDIRPDFPSLMVVLDAKTFTEIGRAEVSPDVTVRYGVHGHFIKNQN, encoded by the exons GTCACGTTTAGATCCAGGTTTCTCGAGACTGAAGCCTACGAAAAGATGTGTACTCTTAAAAGACCTGTGTTTACAGAATTTGGAACTAGGTCGTATCCTGATCCATGCAAGAAATTATTTTCCAG GTTTCTGTCCCAGCTGATTCCCGGGGACATGACCGATAATGCTATTGGCAATGTTTTCACAATGTCAGACGAACTATACTGTGTCACTGAGACCTGCTACCTGTGGAAAGTGGACCCCGAAACACTGAAGACTGTTGACAAG GTCAATCTAGAGAAGCTGATATCTATCAATCTGGCCAGTGCCCATCCTCACACGGATCCTGATGGCACCAGCTACAACCTAGGTTGCAGCTTCCATAAGGGTTTGAGGTATCATATAATTAAGATCCCTCCACAACCACCAGTTAAGGAGGAAGAAGTGAATG gacCAAGAGCCTTCTTGAAGGCATCTGTTATAACTTCCATATCATCGAGCTGGAAAACATGTTTCAGTTACTATCACAGTTTTGctataacagaaaattacatCATATTACTTGAACAGCCCCATCTCGTAAACACCTTGAAACTAGCGGCATCTGTAGTCAGAGGGCAAGCCCTAATTGACTGTATGGATTGGACTCCAAAAGAAAAG ACCAAATTTTTCGTGATCGAAAAATCTACAGGAAAAGTTACGAAGACAACCTATAAGTCTGAACCTTTCTTTGTTTTCCATCACGTGAATGCTTACGAAGAGAATGAACAGATCGTATTGGATCTTGTAGCCTATGAGGATCCAAGCTTTCTGCAGAAATACAGCCTTGAAAAGCTACGAGCTGGCATTTTTGATGAATCGTGTCCTCCTCAGCTTCGAAGGTTCGTTTTGCCTGTGGGAAAG GAGTTCGAGAAAGGAGTAAACCTAGTGAGTATTGATTACACTCAAGCAACAGCGGTTAAGCAAGACAATGGTACAATCTGGTTAACCGAGGAAAGATTAGCTGAACCAG GTCTTGAAATGCCGACAATTAACTACAAGATGTGTAATGGCAGAAAATATCGTTATATCTATGGTACCGGAGCTTTTGCCAAAGGCTATTACGAAAATGCG GTTTGTAAGTATGACTTGAAGACGCACGAGCACAAGATATGGCGGGAGAAGGAAAGCATGTATCCGGGAGAACTAATATTTGTACCAAATCCGGATGCCAAAGAGGAAGATGACG GAGTACTACTGTGTGCTGCAGTTGACATTCGCCCAGATTTTCCAAGTCTGATGGTTGTTCTTGATGCTAAGACGTTTACCGAGATTGGACGAGCAGAAGTCAGCCCAGACGTTACAGTTCGATATGGTGTACACGGTCATTTTATAAAGAATCAAAACTGA
- the LOC143230555 gene encoding carotenoid-cleaving dioxygenase, mitochondrial-like isoform X4 — MCTLKRPVFTEFGTRSYPDPCKKLFSRFLSQLIPGDMTDNAIGNVFTMSDELYCVTETCYLWKVDPETLKTVDKVNLEKLISINLASAHPHTDPDGTSYNLGCSFHKGLRYHIIKIPPQPPVKEEEVNGPRAFLKASVITSISSSWKTCFSYYHSFAITENYIILLEQPHLVNTLKLAASVVRGQALIDCMDWTPKEKTKFFVIEKSTGKVTKTTYKSEPFFVFHHVNAYEENEQIVLDLVAYEDPSFLQKYSLEKLRAGIFDESCPPQLRRFVLPVGKEFEKGVNLVSIDYTQATAVKQDNGTIWLTEERLAEPGLEMPTINYKMCNGRKYRYIYGTGAFAKGYYENAVCKYDLKTHEHKIWREKESMYPGELIFVPNPDAKEEDDGVLLCAAVDIRPDFPSLMVVLDAKTFTEIGRAEVSPDVTVRYGVHGHFIKNQN, encoded by the exons ATGTGTACTCTTAAAAGACCTGTGTTTACAGAATTTGGAACTAGGTCGTATCCTGATCCATGCAAGAAATTATTTTCCAG GTTTCTGTCCCAGCTGATTCCCGGGGACATGACCGATAATGCTATTGGCAATGTTTTCACAATGTCAGACGAACTATACTGTGTCACTGAGACCTGCTACCTGTGGAAAGTGGACCCCGAAACACTGAAGACTGTTGACAAG GTCAATCTAGAGAAGCTGATATCTATCAATCTGGCCAGTGCCCATCCTCACACGGATCCTGATGGCACCAGCTACAACCTAGGTTGCAGCTTCCATAAGGGTTTGAGGTATCATATAATTAAGATCCCTCCACAACCACCAGTTAAGGAGGAAGAAGTGAATG gacCAAGAGCCTTCTTGAAGGCATCTGTTATAACTTCCATATCATCGAGCTGGAAAACATGTTTCAGTTACTATCACAGTTTTGctataacagaaaattacatCATATTACTTGAACAGCCCCATCTCGTAAACACCTTGAAACTAGCGGCATCTGTAGTCAGAGGGCAAGCCCTAATTGACTGTATGGATTGGACTCCAAAAGAAAAG ACCAAATTTTTCGTGATCGAAAAATCTACAGGAAAAGTTACGAAGACAACCTATAAGTCTGAACCTTTCTTTGTTTTCCATCACGTGAATGCTTACGAAGAGAATGAACAGATCGTATTGGATCTTGTAGCCTATGAGGATCCAAGCTTTCTGCAGAAATACAGCCTTGAAAAGCTACGAGCTGGCATTTTTGATGAATCGTGTCCTCCTCAGCTTCGAAGGTTCGTTTTGCCTGTGGGAAAG GAGTTCGAGAAAGGAGTAAACCTAGTGAGTATTGATTACACTCAAGCAACAGCGGTTAAGCAAGACAATGGTACAATCTGGTTAACCGAGGAAAGATTAGCTGAACCAG GTCTTGAAATGCCGACAATTAACTACAAGATGTGTAATGGCAGAAAATATCGTTATATCTATGGTACCGGAGCTTTTGCCAAAGGCTATTACGAAAATGCG GTTTGTAAGTATGACTTGAAGACGCACGAGCACAAGATATGGCGGGAGAAGGAAAGCATGTATCCGGGAGAACTAATATTTGTACCAAATCCGGATGCCAAAGAGGAAGATGACG GAGTACTACTGTGTGCTGCAGTTGACATTCGCCCAGATTTTCCAAGTCTGATGGTTGTTCTTGATGCTAAGACGTTTACCGAGATTGGACGAGCAGAAGTCAGCCCAGACGTTACAGTTCGATATGGTGTACACGGTCATTTTATAAAGAATCAAAACTGA